A stretch of Paludisphaera borealis DNA encodes these proteins:
- a CDS encoding TIGR03067 domain-containing protein yields the protein MKLALMMVVAISGATWAVAGETQSTAGDLAKLQGKWEGRAGDAKAIRVTLDVTGTNVNVLVHTPQGLKIRAKGSLKLDESTTPRSLDWVKFSCSDQQELPEIAGIYKVENDAFTICNGGFNGARPSDFKPGDGPLADVLVFRRPATATAGKPSTGAALAKVERKDSKSSDH from the coding sequence ATGAAGCTGGCGTTGATGATGGTGGTGGCGATCTCGGGTGCGACGTGGGCCGTCGCGGGCGAAACTCAGTCGACCGCGGGCGACCTCGCCAAGTTGCAAGGGAAGTGGGAAGGTCGCGCCGGGGACGCGAAGGCGATCCGGGTGACGCTCGACGTCACGGGAACGAACGTGAACGTGCTGGTTCATACGCCCCAGGGGCTCAAGATCCGGGCCAAGGGAAGTCTGAAGCTCGACGAGTCGACCACGCCCCGCAGCCTCGACTGGGTGAAGTTCTCGTGCAGCGACCAGCAAGAGCTTCCCGAGATCGCGGGCATCTACAAGGTTGAGAACGACGCCTTCACCATCTGCAACGGCGGCTTCAACGGCGCCCGGCCCAGCGACTTCAAGCCCGGCGACGGCCCGCTCGCCGACGTCCTGGTCTTCCGGCGGCCCGCGACGGCCACGGCTGGCAAGCCGTCGACCGGAGCCGCCCTCGCCAAGGTCGAGCGGAAAGACTCCAAAAGTTCCGATCACTAG